One Numenius arquata chromosome 9, bNumArq3.hap1.1, whole genome shotgun sequence DNA window includes the following coding sequences:
- the MSL2 gene encoding E3 ubiquitin-protein ligase MSL2, which translates to MNPVNATALYVSASRLVLNYDPGDPQSFTEINKLLPYFRQSLSCCVCGNLLQDPIAPTNSTCQHYVCKSCKGKKMMMKPSCSWCKDYEQFEENKQLSILVNCYKKLCEYITQTPLARDIIQAVDCSADLLALLKDGSPLHEETEKPSDAALALCLTHSPVPSTSELTTDPPASFTSIPESTHNIDIRGSIINGLPNCNGLSVDKLGVNIPSPEHANTIDVCSTGEYIKTEDISSSLQPVCDTVSTSDLCTTGIDICSFSEDIKPGGSLLLSVEEVLRSLETVSNTEVCDSNLQPSLEANMTNGPFLQLSPPPLSHNIFMSTDASPHGISCTAATPKVVKLNRKRSRSESDSEKVQPLPISSIICGPTLGASAPVTVKQENKMSLQPIATVPNGGTTPKISKTVLLSNKSMKKNLEHAPKKSHPKAKPGVLKTKDKAKEKVPSSNVMPGSPTKTVYKKPQEKKGCKCGRATQNPSVLTCRGQRCPCYSNRKACLDCICRGCQNSYMANGEKKLEAFAVPEKALEQTRLTLGINVTSIAVRNASTSTSVINVTGSPVTTFLAASTHDEKSLDEAIDMRYDC; encoded by the exons ATGAACCCGGTGAATGCCACTGCTCTCTACGTTTCAGCGAGCCGCCTGGTGCTCAACTACGACCCTGGGGATCCCCAGTCCTTTACCGAGATTAACAAGCTCCTGCCCTACTTCAGGCAGTCCCTCTCCTGCTGCGTTTGCG gGAATTTGCTACAAGACCCTATCGCTCCCACCAACTCCACGTGTCAGCATTATGTCTGCAAAAGCTGTAAAGgcaagaagatgatgatgaaacCCTCATGTAGCTGGTGCAAGGACTACGAACAGTTTGAGGAGAACAAGCAGCTGAGCATCTTAGTGAACTGCTATAAGAAACTCTGCGAGTACATAACGCAGACTCCGCTGGCACGAGACATTATCCAAGCGGTCGATTGTTCTGCAGATCTTTTGGCTTTGCTCAAAGATGGCTCGCCGCTCCACGAAGAGACAGAAAAACCTTCCGATGCAGCCTTGGCTTTGTGTTTGACACATTCCCCGGTACCTTCAACCTCAGAACTCACAACCGACCCTCCAGCTAGTTTCACGTCGATACCTGAAAGCACACACAACATTGATATCAGAGGTTCCATCATCAACGGGTTGCCCAATTGTAATGGGCTTTCGGTAGATAAACTGGGAGTGAATATTCCTTCTCCTGAGCACGCAAACACCATCGATGTCTGTAGCACTGGAGAGTACATCAAAACGGAAGACATCTCCAGCAGCCTGCAGCCTGTGTGCGACACGGTTTCCACCAGTGACTTGTGTACGACGGGCATCGACATCTGCAGCTTCAGTGAAGACATCAAACCGGGCGGCTCGCTCCTCCTCAGCGTGGAGGAGGTGCTCCGGAGCTTAGAGACCGTTTCAAATACCGAAGTCTGCGATTCGAATTTGCAGCCCAGCTTGGAGGCAAACATGACTAATGGCCCTTTCCTGCAGCTTTCTCCCCCACCTCTTAGCCATAACATTTTCATGTCCACAGATGCTTCTCCCCACGGAATCTCCTGTACGGCGGCGACGCCCAAGGTAGTTAAGTTAAACAGAAAGCGATCCCGATCCGAAAGCGACAGCGAAAAGGTTCAACCTCTACCCATTTCCAGCATCATCTGCGGCCCGACACTGGGGGCATCGGCTCCGGTAACggtgaaacaggaaaataaaatgtctttgcaGCCTATCGCAACCGTACCGAATGGAGGCACTACTCCCAAAATCAGTAAAACTGTGCTCCTGTCtaacaaaagcatgaaaaagaattTAGAACACGCCCCTAAGAAATCTCACCCGAAAGCCAAACCAGGGGTgctgaaaacaaaagacaaagcaaaagagaaagttCCGAGCAGTAACGTTATGCCGGGGAGCCCGACAAAAACTGTGtataaaaagccacaagaaaagaAAGGGTGTAAATGTGGTCGTGCCACCCAAAATCCAAGTGTTCTTACATGCCGTGGCCAACGCTGCCCTTGCTATTCTAACCGCAAAGCCTGCCTTGACTGCATATGCCGCGGCTGCCAAAACTCCTACATGGCTAACGGGGAGAAGAAGCTGGAGGCATTTGCGGTGCCGGAAAAGGCCTTGGAGCAGACTCGGCTTACTTTGGGCATTAATGTGACGAGCATTGCGGTGCGCAATGCCAGCACGAGCACCAGTGTAATCAATGTGACAGGGTCACCAGTAACGACGTTTTTAGCTGCCAGTACACACGACGAGAAAAGTTTGGATGAAGCTATAGACATGAGATACGACTGttga